From a single Candidatus Beckwithbacteria bacterium genomic region:
- a CDS encoding cell division protein FtsZ, whose translation PLLEISIQGAKGILFNISGGKDLTMKDVNDAAEIISKTADGDANIIFGTSIDEALNDQIKITVIATGFEGSDRFPRFSTPTIVRPQNLQEIPSRSNIGSAQGVNDDTTLQSDDDLVEPRQDIEKMSQPLPPQQEMETDLIDDDDPFEIPAFLRQKK comes from the coding sequence CTCCATTGCTTGAGATTTCTATTCAAGGAGCCAAAGGCATTCTCTTTAATATTTCTGGTGGCAAAGACTTGACCATGAAAGATGTTAATGATGCGGCTGAAATTATCAGTAAAACCGCTGACGGGGATGCCAATATCATTTTTGGGACCTCAATTGACGAGGCTCTTAATGATCAGATTAAAATTACCGTTATTGCTACGGGATTTGAGGGTAGTGATCGATTCCCTAGATTTTCGACCCCCACAATAGTGAGACCTCAAAATCTTCAGGAAATCCCAAGTCGTTCAAACATTGGCTCTGCTCAAGGAGTGAATGATGATACAACTTTACAATCAGACGACGACTTAGTCGAACCAAGACAGGATATTGAAAAAATGAGTCAACCTTTGCCTCCTCAACAGGAGATGGAAACAGATTTGATTGATGATGATGATCCTTTTGAAATCCCAGCCTTTTTACGGCAGAAAAAATAG